Proteins encoded by one window of Candidatus Woesearchaeota archaeon:
- a CDS encoding pyridoxal phosphate-dependent aminotransferase: MNLSKKINDLHESKTVKFATILAKLKQEGKSIINFAMGELDFPTPQIIIDATKKALDGQKTKYTATGGISELKHELIKKIKRVNNIDVNEKEIIVTIGAKQGIYNALQALCNPEDEVIIPTPYWVSFPEQVKLADAVPRFVPTRNNHLDKKLIEQAITKKTKAIIINSPCNPTGAVYSQEELDEIITLAEHHSLFILSDETYEDLVYTGKHISIASLHPNAKKRTISFYSFSKIYSMTGFRIGYVVADPLLIQMMEKLQSHTTTNACTFAQYGALAALTMDAQEMNDRINELTQRRDIAYACTKELFPCVNPEGAFYLFPEVTPFAHRHGSCEEFVAYLLEKAGVAVVAGDAFGSPNHIRISYACSQKDIKEGFQRIRQVIS, from the coding sequence ATGAATCTTTCAAAAAAAATCAATGACCTCCATGAATCAAAAACCGTAAAATTTGCAACGATTCTGGCAAAATTAAAACAGGAAGGAAAATCTATCATCAATTTTGCTATGGGAGAACTTGATTTTCCAACTCCTCAAATTATTATTGATGCAACAAAAAAAGCACTTGATGGGCAAAAAACAAAATACACAGCAACAGGAGGAATAAGCGAATTAAAGCATGAACTTATCAAAAAAATAAAACGAGTGAACAATATTGATGTCAATGAAAAAGAGATTATAGTAACGATCGGCGCAAAACAAGGAATATACAACGCATTGCAAGCCCTCTGCAATCCTGAGGATGAAGTCATCATTCCAACGCCATATTGGGTAAGTTTTCCTGAACAAGTAAAACTAGCAGATGCTGTCCCTCGATTTGTACCGACCAGAAATAATCATCTTGATAAAAAACTCATTGAACAAGCGATAACAAAAAAAACAAAAGCTATCATTATTAATAGTCCTTGTAACCCGACAGGAGCAGTCTATAGCCAAGAAGAGTTAGATGAAATTATTACATTAGCAGAACACCACAGCCTCTTTATCCTTTCTGACGAAACGTATGAGGATCTGGTTTACACAGGAAAGCACATCAGTATTGCATCGTTACATCCGAATGCCAAAAAACGAACAATTTCATTTTACAGTTTCTCGAAAATCTATTCCATGACTGGATTCCGTATCGGATATGTTGTTGCAGATCCTTTACTTATACAAATGATGGAAAAACTCCAAAGTCATACCACCACCAATGCCTGTACCTTTGCTCAGTACGGAGCTCTTGCAGCACTTACCATGGATGCTCAGGAAATGAATGACCGAATCAACGAATTAACCCAGCGACGAGATATTGCCTATGCATGTACCAAAGAATTATTCCCCTGTGTAAACCCCGAAGGAGCATTCTATCTTTTTCCTGAGGTAACACCATTTGCTCATCGTCATGGATCTTGTGAAGAGTTCGTTGCTTATCTCCTCGAGAAAGCAGGAGTTGCTGTTGTTGCTGGAGATGCTTTTGGTTCTCCAAACCACATTCGGATCTCCTATGCATGCTCGCAGAAAGATATCAAGGAAGGATTTCAACGAATACGCCAAGTGATCTCATAA
- a CDS encoding prephenate dehydrogenase/arogenate dehydrogenase family protein has protein sequence MPKIQKKSTQSSKTKQKTVGIIGYGRFGQLATRELIKDFPLRVYDTKNMKTMQWTPLHEVCQADYLILCVPISKLENVLTSIKSLVKPPTIVIDVCSVKEYPVRLMKRILPKNIPLLATHPLFGPDSAAISIRGRKIVLCKVRLDKKTYHRIQQYLTKKGLVCVHLSPQAHDRLIAESQVLTHVIGRALQMINAKKTPIDTEAYERLLHMCEVVQYDTVELFKDMNHYNRFTPKTRAKLRKALQQIERWLSNEHRIPRN, from the coding sequence ATGCCAAAAATACAAAAAAAATCAACCCAATCAAGCAAGACTAAACAAAAAACTGTTGGTATCATTGGGTATGGCCGCTTTGGTCAATTAGCAACACGAGAATTGATAAAAGATTTCCCTCTAAGGGTGTATGATACAAAGAACATGAAGACCATGCAATGGACGCCGCTTCATGAGGTTTGTCAAGCAGATTACCTTATTCTCTGTGTTCCTATAAGCAAATTAGAGAACGTACTTACCTCAATCAAGAGTCTGGTGAAACCTCCAACGATTGTCATCGATGTGTGCTCGGTAAAAGAATACCCTGTACGACTCATGAAAAGAATCCTTCCTAAAAATATACCTCTTTTGGCAACCCATCCGCTCTTTGGCCCTGATAGCGCTGCAATAAGTATTCGAGGAAGAAAGATTGTTTTGTGTAAGGTGCGATTAGACAAGAAAACCTATCACCGTATACAACAATATCTTACGAAAAAAGGATTGGTCTGCGTTCACCTCAGTCCGCAAGCACATGATCGTTTGATTGCAGAATCTCAGGTATTAACCCATGTTATTGGCCGTGCATTACAGATGATTAACGCTAAAAAGACCCCTATAGACACTGAAGCATATGAACGATTACTCCATATGTGTGAGGTAGTACAGTACGATACCGTTGAACTTTTTAAAGATATGAATCACTATAATCGTTTTACACCAAAAACACGTGCGAAACTGAGGAAGGCATTACAACAGATCGAGAGGTGGCTATCGAATGAACATCGCATACCAAGGAATTAA